TGGGATTTCTTGATTTTGAGTACAACACTAATTAACCCTTTCTTGTGATCAAAATGGCAACATTCTTGAAAACCCAATTGAATTCCCATGCCACAGAGGGTGAAGGAAGTGGGAATGGCGAAATTGAGAAAAACCCTTCTAAAACCCCTGACCCAAAAGGGTCATTTCCCTTTTGGTACTGTGCTGAAACAGGTATATACAGCAGCAAACACCCTTCCATAAAACTGCCTGAAGACCcttttcttgatgttgtttcctTCATTTTCTCTCACAAACATGGTGGGATTTCTGCTCTTGTGGACTCAACTTCTGGCATTTCAATTTCCTATTCAGAGCTTTACCCAATGGTTAAGTCCATGGCTAGTAGTCTTCATCAAAGGGGTGTTTCACAAGGTGATGTTGTTTTGATTCTCCTCCCTAATTCCATTCATTTCCCTGTTatttttttgggtgttttgacTCTTGGTGCAATTGTAACCACTATGAATCCCTGCAGTAGTTTGTTAGAGATAAAGAAGCAAGCCCTTGATTGTGGTGTAACTTTGGCATTTACTACTAATGATAAAGTTGATAAATTGTCTACATTAGATATTCCAGTCATAGGGGTGCCAGAAATTTTGGTTTCTGGTTCAAATGGTAGTGAAAGTTCTGTTTTTTATGAGCTGATTTCCTGTGATCTCAATTGGGATTCAAGACCTAAAATAAGTCAGCAAGATACAGCAGCAATTCTGTACTCATCTGGTACTACTGGTGCGGGCAAAGGCGTTATCTTGACTCATGGGAACTTCATAGCCATGGTGGAAACTTTTGTAAGGTTTGAAGCTTCACAATATGAATATTCGAGTACTGAGAATGTGTACTTGGATGTTACGCCGATGTTTCATGTGTATGGGCTTTCTCTCTTTGTGATGGGGTTGTTGTCATTGGGAACTACAATTGTTGTGATGAGAAAATTTGATGCTGATGAGATGGTGAAAGCTATTGAAAGATACAATGTCACTCATTTCCCCACAGTCCCACCATTACTAATGGCATTGACTAGAAGAGCAAAGGATGGTGCTTCGAGCAGTATGAAGAGATTGAAACAGGTTTCATGTGGTGCAGCACCAGTAAGCGCAaaatccattgaagactttGTTCACTCTCTCCCTGATGTTGATTTCATTCAGGTATGTGTCCTAAATCATTGGCTGTCAGTTGGATGCAGCTTACCACATATGTCAAGGTAGCTACCATTTTGGAAAGACAAAGTTGCTAGTTAGTTCAAAGTAGAAGTGCTAGTCCTATGTTCTTTGATCTGCTTAACTTCCCTTTTTCGTTTTTTGTTCTatttgatatggatgaaaaCAGATTACTTTCTCTCATCATTTAAAGCACACATTAGGGAAAAATTCAATTGGGTTGTGTTTTCTATAGATATGAGTCTAATCAAAGCTCTTTACCTCAGTTTAACCCTTCAACAATAAATATTTGCTTCTTCTTCTGGTTCTACTGTCCCGTGAGCCAATTGGCAATTGGAGATGTGTTAGAATATTGCAAACTTGGAGCATTACTCATCCAAAGAGATGGAAATGGCAAAATTATCTGTTTGTTTTGCTTTCGCTTTTCAGAAAAAATATGTCATAATTTGTTGTCCAGGGATATGGCATGACTGAGTCAACTGCTATTGGAACACGTGGTTACAATACTGAAAAGCTGCATAATTATTCTTCGGTAGGGCTTCTAGCTCCAAACATGCAAGCTAAAGTAGTGGATTGGGTCACCGGTTCAACGTTACCTCCCAACTGCATG
The genomic region above belongs to Solanum dulcamara chromosome 5, daSolDulc1.2, whole genome shotgun sequence and contains:
- the LOC129889662 gene encoding 4-coumarate--CoA ligase-like 6, yielding MATFLKTQLNSHATEGEGSGNGEIEKNPSKTPDPKGSFPFWYCAETGIYSSKHPSIKLPEDPFLDVVSFIFSHKHGGISALVDSTSGISISYSELYPMVKSMASSLHQRGVSQGDVVLILLPNSIHFPVIFLGVLTLGAIVTTMNPCSSLLEIKKQALDCGVTLAFTTNDKVDKLSTLDIPVIGVPEILVSGSNGSESSVFYELISCDLNWDSRPKISQQDTAAILYSSGTTGAGKGVILTHGNFIAMVETFVRFEASQYEYSSTENVYLDVTPMFHVYGLSLFVMGLLSLGTTIVVMRKFDADEMVKAIERYNVTHFPTVPPLLMALTRRAKDGASSSMKRLKQVSCGAAPVSAKSIEDFVHSLPDVDFIQGYGMTESTAIGTRGYNTEKLHNYSSVGLLAPNMQAKVVDWVTGSTLPPNCMGELWLCGPGVMKGYLNNLEATKSMIDDNGYLHTGDIAYFDEEGYLYVIDRLKEIIKYKGFQIAPADLEAVLVSHPDIIDAGVTGARDEEAGEIPVAFVVKRDGCALSQTDVIDFVSNQVAPFKKIRKVYFRASIPRSVAGKILRKELRNLLTSKL